Part of the Prosthecobacter debontii genome is shown below.
TCCTCATACCGTTTGGCGAATTCATTTGGCAGGGTGACCCACCACGCTTCTGTCATCTGATACTCACTTGAGACCTGCGGGAAATGGGGCGGAATTTCGCCTTCTTTAGGTGGGGAGTCCTTGTTTTCTGAAGTGCCTGCCAACAGGCTTAAAAGGCGACGAAACATAGAGAAGCGATGTTGTCGTTTTACGATGAATCTTGATCATTGCGGGAGCAGATGCTTTTACATCATTCCGAGTTTTTTGAGCAGCATCTTCTTTTGCGTATGACGGTCATGAAAAGTATGTCGCGAATCTTCCAAACAGCTATGAGGTGATGTGATGCTCGTCTTCCCTTGATGGGGTGAACAGCCTCTTAGCCCGTAAAACTAGGCCTGTTATGAATTATACTATTTGAGCGCCGCTGACGTTCAGGAGAGGCGCTTAAATGGTCAAGTCAGAGGGGAAAACGGTTGCCGTCACTGCCCAGCCCCATTTTCCTGCCCAGCAATCTTGGCCCGCATATCCGTATCGGCAGTGATGTTTTTGTAGCGGGCAAAGTCCATGATGCCGAGGTTACCGTTGCGGAAAGCTTCGGCAATGGCCATGGGGATTTCGGCTTCGGATTCCACCACTTTGGCGCGCATTTCTTGTGTGCGAGCCGACATTTCCTGCTCGACGGCGACGGCGGCGGCACGGCGCACTTCGGCATTGGCTTGGGCGATCTTTTTATCGGTTTCGGCCTGCTCAGCCTGAAGTTTGGCACCGACGTTTTCACCCACGTCGATGTCGGCGATGTCGATGGAGAGGATCTCGAAAGCAGTACCAGCATCCACGCCTTTGTGAAGGACGAGCTTAGAGATGCTATCGGGGTTTTCCAGAACGGCTTTATAAGAGGGGGAGGAACCGATGCTGCTGACGATGCCTTCGCCGACACGAGCGATGACGGTTTCCTCGGTGGCACCGCCGATGAATCGGTCCAGATTGGTGCGGACAGTGACTCGGGCGCGGACACGGAGGGAGATGCCGTCTTTCGCCACAGCATCAATCTTACCTCCCCGGCCCATGTCAGGATGCGGGCAGTCGATCACCTTGGGGTTGATACTGGTGCGGACGGCTTCGAGAACGGTCTTGGATGTGCCTTTACAGGCGAGGTCAATGGCGCAGGCACGCTTGAAGTCGAGCGGGATACCGGCCTTATCTGCTGCGATCAGGGAGAGGACGACGTGGGTGACCTCTCCGCCAGCAAGGTAGTGGGCTTCAAGCTGGTCTGTGGTGATGTTGATGCCGGCCTTGGCAGCCGTGATGCGGGTATCCACGATGAGGGCATTGGGCACGCCGCGCAGATACATCGCCAGGAGGTTAACGATGCTGACGGGCGCATTGGCGATGCGAGCGCGGAGCCAGATGTTAAAGAACTTCGCAATGATGAGGAAAACGATGAGGCCAACGATGATGGCGCCGCCGACGAGGAGTAGCTGTAGGTTTGGCATAAGCGGTGTCTAGGACGTGGGTTGGGTGGTGGGAATAAGGCGAACAATCAGATTGCCAGGCTCTGAACCGGTGACGCGGAGGCGTGAGCCCTGGGGGGCAAAGCCATCCTCGCAACGCACCTCGCGGCGCATGCCCTGAAAGTCTGCTCGGCCGAGGGGGCGCAATTCCGTGAGTGCGACGCCCTCTGTACCCGCAGGCAGGAACTGAGGCTGATCTGGCGGCGGCACGCTGGCTTGAAGGGTAAACGTGCGATGCCAGAACTTCACGGCAAAGTAACGCAACCAGACGAGCTGAAGGACAATGCTGCCGACGATGATGGCGCAAGCCGTGGTGGCACGTAGCCAGCCGGGCCAAGTAGCAAAGTCGTCGGCCAACATGATGAGGGCAACACTGGCCAAGACGCAGAGAGCTCCGAGGATACCCGCCACCATGCCGGGGACGAAGGTCTCCAAGATCATCAGAAGCACGCCGAGGACAGCGAGAATGGCGACGGTGATGGCCATGAGTAGGTGGATCATGGAGGCTGTAGGCGGTAGCGTCAAGACACAGTGGCAGGTGAAAGGATTGGGCTTATGAAGATTCTATGACTTGCTCAGGCGCTTCTCCTGCCTTGTATGGGGCGACTCCCACTTCCCCAACTCAATGCACATTGCCGATATCCTTGCCGCTCAGCGCCCGACGCTTTCGTTTGAGTTTTTCCCCGCAAAGACGGCTGAGGCCTCTGAGGCGCTTTTTGAAACCATCACGGACCTGGAATCCTTCAAGCCATCCTTTGTCAGCGTAACCTATGGCGCAGGTGGTAGCACACGCGAGTTGACTCATGACCTCGTGGTGAGGATCAAAAAGGAGACGACGCTGGACCCGGTGCCACATCTGACGTGCGTGTGCCACAGTGAGGCGGATATCGCCGCTATCCTGGAGCGCTATGCAGAAGCTGGAGTGAGCAACATACTAGCTTTGGGTGGTGATCCTCCACGGAATTTGGAAGGATATAACCGGAAGAACGATGCTTTTCAGCACGCGGCGGATCTGGTGAGCTTCATTACGAAGTTCAATAACTCTCACTCACATCCTGACCGGCGGGGCTTTGGTATCGGTGTGGCTGGTTTTCCAGAGGGCCACCCAAGCACTCCGAATCGAATGTTGGAAATGGATTATCTGAAAGCCAAAGTGGATGCAGGGGCAGATTACATCTGCACGCAGCTCTTTTTCGACAATCACGACTTCCTCGATTTCCGCGATCGCTGCCGTATTGCAGGTATTCATGTGCCGATCATCGCGGGCATTATGCCAATCACCAGCGCCGGCGGAATGCGCCGGATGGCGGAGCTAGCTGCCGGTGCCCGCTATCCTGCAAAGCTGATGCGGGCGATTCAGCGCTGCAATGGTGATGAAGAAGCCGTGCAGCGTGTGGGCGTCCACTACGCCACCGAGCAGTGCCGTGACCTGCTGGAGCATGGCGTGGACGGCATCCACTTTTATACTTTGAATAAGTCCCAAGCCACCCGGGAAATCTATGCGAGCCTGGGCATTCGGGACTCGATTGCTGTGCGTAACTCATGAGTGAACAATCTCCTTTAATCGTCGCCATCGAGGGTGGTGGCACGAAGTTTGTCTGTGGGATCGGTAGTGACCCCCATCATCTGTTAGCGACGACGCGTATCGAGACGACGACGCCCCAGGAGACGCTGGAGAATGTCAGTCACTGGATTTCCAAGATGAAGGTGGAGCATGGGCCAATCGCAGCCATTGGAATCGGCACGTTTGGTCCTGTGGACTTGAATAAGGAGAGTGATACCTACGGTTACATTACCACGACTCCGAAACCGCATTGGCATCAGACCGATGTGGTGGGCTTTTTCAGGAACCGATTCAAAGTGCCGGTGGGCTTTGATACCGATGTGAATGCAGCTGTCCTCGCCGAATATCTCTGGGGAGCAGGGCAGGGGAAAGACCCACTGATTTATATCACTGTCGGCACAGGGGTTGGCGGCGGTGTGTTGGTCAATGGCCAATTGCTCCACGGTCTGCTTCATCCTGAGATCGGTCACCTCATCGTTCCGCCTCCTCACAACAGTTTGGCGATTCAACGCGAGGGCCAGTGCCCTTACCACAAAAGCTGTGTGGAAGGCTATGTTTGTGGTCCCTCCATCGCGAAACGTTGGGGAGTCAAAGCCGATGCATTGCCTCCCGATCATCCTGCATGGGAAGAGGTGGCGGACGTTATGGGCTATGCCCTGATGAATCTCACGCTGACACTCTCTCCCAAGCGGATCATTCTAGGGGGGGGGGTGATGCAGCAACCCCATCTCATCCCTCTGGTTCAAGGAAAACTGATGCACCACTTGAATGGCTATGTAGCCGCTCCTGAGTTGAGTGAGGACATCCAGAAGTTTTTGACCTCACCCGGCCTGGGCGGGCGTTCAGGTTTGCTCGGTTCCCTGGCTCTAGGGCGGATGGCCTTGGGGGAAAAAAACGTTCCTACCTCCTGAGAGAATCTCAGATCTAGTCATGAGCTGACCATCTCATTGTGGGCGGTAGCTCTTGGCATTGCCATTGACCGGATCAATCTGAATGGTGTAATAGTTCTGCGGGGGCGACGAGGCATCTGCGACGGTGGCGCGTGTAGAGCATAGTGTCGCATAGGCATCACGGAGAGGCAGATTGATGCTGGTGGAGCCGTTGGGATAGAAGACGATTTTCTTGTAAGTGGCAGAACGGGATTTGAAGGGCTCCCTCTCTGCGGGGAGACTTTCACTGGAGCCCTTCTCGGAGGACGAAGCAATCAGTGGGGAAATGGCGCTGTCTGAAATCATGACGCCTTGATTGAAGTATAACGGGCTTTCGATGGCATTAAGAACGTTGTCGGTTTCATCAAAGAAAAACAACTGAGCTGCATGGAAACCTTTTACACCATTATCATCGGCATAGTTAAAGAAGCGCATTTCGACGGGTCGGTTTTCCGTAAGCGCAAGCTGCTGAGCCATGGAAACGCGGAAGAGCAAACTCTGGCCGCTCTGGGTCAGCCGATTTGATTCCATGACGCTGATGAGCGGGGGCGTCAGCAGAGCGAGGAGTAGAGATAAGATCACCACGACGACCATGACCTCCAGAAGAGTGAATGCGGCAGCGAGCATCTGCCGTGATGGAATTTGCGGTTTCATTTTCATGGTAATGGTTAGGGGGGCAAAGTTATCGATACATCTGATTCCACTTGGAGTTTCGCATGGGCACTGCGGCGGTGAAGACTCGGTAGTTGAGCTTTTGCTTGGCCAGATTGGCTTCTAAGGCTGCCAGATCTTGAGCGAAGTCGTCGCAGGATTCAAAGCTACCGTCAGGAATCAGATCAGGAACTGCATCGCCGTGACGATCTGCAAGTTTTTGTGCCGAAGCTTCATCAATCGCGACTAGTGTGACAACGATCACGGGAGGGAGAAGGTGCTGCGTACCTTGAGGATTTTGCACACTTTCGCCGGAGATCGTGGTGGAGTCATAGGCATAATTCGGGGCGATCCAGGTTTTATCGGAATTGCGTTCCCGAGCATCTTCCGCTGTGACCTGTGGAGAGATGATCAAAGCAACGATGTTCTCCGCTATGGGGCGAAGTTGTGAAGGACGCTCCACCGTTTCATCTGCTTCAACCGTGTCCGAAGTAATGTTAGAAAACCATCCGCCTGGATTGACGGAGTAGATCTCATTCATCTCGGAAAATGGGCGATACTCCCATAGACGGAAACGCACTCGTTCTGTGCTGACATGCTGAGGCCGATACGTCTCGTCACTGCCATGTTTGATGAAATAACCACGACCGCAGAGCAGGCGCTGGAGGCCTTCGTAGCCTGGCCGTGCGGTTATCCCCATGGGAGCTTGGAGGAAAACTGCATGGTTTTTCATCAACTCAGGGGACTCGCTGCCGAGAAGGTCTGCCGCTCGGCCTGTAACGAATTGCAGCTCTGAATGGCGGACGTATTTTCTCGGAGCCTCGTCTTTCGACGAAGGAACAGTAGGATTGGGACCCGTGTTATACTCATAGGTTAGGTAAGTATTGAGCGTCGCTTGCCGAAGAGCTTGCGTGATGGTCTCGAAAGCGGTGCGGGCTTCACGAAACTGCTCCAGACGAGCACTGCTAGCGGACCAGGTGCGCTGCATCTGACCGATGAACCGCGCTGACATAAGCATGATGATGGTCAATACCACCATCGACACGAGTAGCTCCACCAGGGTGAAACCAACACGCGGAATGAGTGGGGGAATAAATCGGGGTGTCTTCATAAGAGGTTGTTAGGTTAGCCATCAATCTTAGCCAGGATGATGGTATGAGTGCGGACGCGCCGCTCGGATACGGAGCTGAAATCAAAATTAGTGGTGGGATTAGCGACGATGCAGATCTGCATCCGTCTCAGATAATCGCTCGGCTGATTGGTCGCTGTGGAACCTGAGGGGAGACGGAAATCCATCGGAGTGTCAGGCATTCGAACGGAAGCTGCGTAGGCAACGTCCATTTCGGCTCCTGGATTGTCTTTGATCTCTTGTTGTGAGAGCTCAATGCCTTGATCATTGAAATAACGAACGGGACCGTAACCGCTCCAGTTCAGTTGCCCCCAGGATGCCGTCAGCAGTTCTCCTGATAGCTTTTGATTGATTCGCGATTCTGCGGAGATCTCAGCGGCGCTGCGAGAGAGTTGTAATCCCTGGGGCAAAAGCCCAAGCATCGTGACAAACCCGAGCGCTGCGATGCCTAGCGACATCATGACTTCCACCAAAGAGAACCCCTTTCTTTTGAGAGGAGGAAGAAATGGGGGGTGAGGTCTTAAAGATATAAGATTCATGACTTCTGAGTGAGGTGAAGAGTTTTAGATGGGATTAGGGGTCAAAGCGTTTTTGAGCGATGACGCGGAACTTATGCATGTCCTCAAGAGGTGGTTTGGCCATAAGGTTCCCCGTGGCGAAATCGAGCCCTTGAGCAGAATCCAATTGGGGATCTTGAAGATCCAGGTAGCGCTCGATGATCACCGACCCGCGGTATTCTGCCCCGATTTGGTCCTTCTCAGAATCAAAGGAGTCAGAGGCAGATGACCTTGCCTTCTGAATGACCTGGGATCGCACGAAGACCTGATAGGTATTTGAACGTGTTGTTAGGCGTGGGTAGAGGTTGGTGTAGGGGCGCTCACGCAGGTTTTCTCCCGTGACGGCATGATCCTCCCAGAACTTGTGGATGCCATTTGGATTACCGGTTTTGATGAGGTCGGTGACGTTATTGGGCCACTGATCCGGCACCTGGGTGTCGCTGGCATCAGCCTTTTTCGGCAGTAGATACATCTCGCAGATCTGTGCTGGTGAAATGAAAGCGAAGCCTGATTGGAAGCGCTCATCGAAGAGTTTGAGCGTGGCATCGATATCGATTTTGCGATGCCAGAACTTCTTCCCTGAGACGCCATTGCCCTCCCCCCAGAACCAAGTCTCGGCCCCTTGATCATCAGGCCGACTTCCGGGACGGCGAAGATAGATATTGGCATCATCATGGGAGACTGCAGTGAGAACCTCGCTCTTCATGAGAGCATGCATGGCCGTAGCGCGATGGATATGCCGGAACGGCACCATGTTGTAGTTCATGTTGATTTTTCCGGCGGTGGAGGCGGGAGCGCTGATGGCATACGGCTCTACGACAGGCATCCAGAAGAAGTCCATCAAGAGATAGTCGGCAGGATCATTGCCTTGAATCGATAATCCCCTGCTACTTCTGCCGTAACCTTTGAGATAGGTAGGAGCTCCAATGTGAGCTCGCTGGCCCCGTTTGGTACTCCAGCTTTGCGGCCGGAAGAGAAGCGTGCGCCATGGCTCGCGCCGTTTACCGATCGGGCTTGTGCCTGAGGCATGAACTCCCGTGGGGAGTGAGCCAAACATGCCTGGAGAAGCCACTTGCCGATTGGGAGAAAAGTAAGAGGAGCCTCCTTGCCAGGATTCCCAGGAGCGGGAGAAGTACGGCACCAGTTGCTCATCATTGTCTGGATTGATGATGCTGTAGCTATTGCCTTCATCTGGTTTGTTGATGTAGGCACCATCCGTTTGGTTGGCAATACCACGGTCAAAATCGCCATACTTCTGAAGCCCGGCACCGGTGGCGGCTGTGTAGGGATGGTCAGGGAGGAATGAGCTGTAATAGTTGGCATCTTTGACCAGACGCCAGCCCTTTTTATCTTCTCCCTGGTCTAGCCCGGGACCTTCACTCCAGTGCCGTAACACGATGTTATGAGCCATGCGCTGCTGAGCGTAGAGACGATGCTTAACAAACTCTGTGTCAGGGACATTATACTGTCCCATGGTGAGGCGAGGATCTCCGTGGCGCAGCACCATGGATTGTATGGTATCGTCATCAATTGCCAGATTTCCACGCCGGAAAACGCCGTTTCGGTAGTTTCCGATCTCATTGCCAATGTAGCGAAAACGTCCGCCCATTCGAGAAGCTGGATCAGCGGCAATTTTAGTGATCTTGCCATCCACATCGCGGCCTAGAGCTCCATCCGAGTGAAAGGCCCACCAGTAAGGTGCGGGTACTGGTTGATCTACCCGCCACGTGCCATTGTTTTCACGAGTCCACGCCGTGTCCGAGTTCTTGGTGGCCAGGATCGGTGATGGGATTTTAGCACCGGGGAATTTGAAAGTAAACGTCTGAAGAACAGTCGGCCTAGCTGTATTGGTCACGATCTTCACGATCAGATTCCCGCCTTTGAAATCGATCTTGCCCAAATCACCGCCGGGCACGTCAAAGAAATCGCTCACCAGATTGTACTGATTGCATTCCTGTAGGATAGACGACCGATTATCGTAATACGAATAATCCACCTTGCCTGAACGATAAGGGTAATCGCTGGAATTAGCGGGAATGTTTGTATCGGCATGCAGGATGCTGCCAGCGGTGTAACCATTGACCCCGGCTGCTACGGCGGGCAGCTTGCGCTCCTGGAGGAAAGCTCGATAGGAGGTGGTGCCGCCACGGCGATACACGCCATTGGCCGCACTCATGTGTTTGAATGGGCGTACTAGAATGGGTCTGCCATTATTCATGGGAAACATGAGTTTGTCTCCGATTCTCAAATCGCTGGTGTCCACCTCAATGGCGATGTTGGGATTGATGCGTGCCCAACCTGCGGAGGGGGAGAACCATTCCAGAAGAATGGTGGCCTGGACACGTTTCATACCATCCTCGAGTGGCGTGTCTTTATTGAGGGTCCAGTTCCAATTCATCGGGTTGTAACCAGGATGTTCTTCATCATCTCCTGCATGTCCTTCGAGTAGATGCTTGGTCGGATACTTGGTTTTATAAAAGCCCTTTTTGGGATCCCGATTTTCTTCACTCAGAGGGGGAAAATTCGAGTACCATCGGTTGCTTTCTCCCCATCCGTTTCCGCGCCAGGTGGGTGGCGTGTAATCGACTTCGGGAGGTGGTACAGTGGGGACAATCTTAGTGGCCGAGATGCCGCCAGCCTGCTCTGTTCCCTGCGCGGTAGCGATGAAATGGAGACCTGCTTCACTGATCGTGAAAAAGCGGCCCATACCGCGATAGTATTCGCCGCGGCCTTTTGAAACAATCGTCGGAGTGACTTCACCATGACCGGGATAGCTACCGCCTTGTGCACTCCGCATTGGTGTAAATGTCTTTCCAGCCAGACCTCCATCGCCAGCATAAGCGATTTCGCGGGAATTAGGCAAACCTGGAATGGTGGGGCTATCTCCAACCGAGGCTTCGATGATATTGTCATCACAGAGGTTCGTTGAGCGGATGTAATCAAAGATCTCAACGAGGATTTGTTGTCTGTTATCTCCGTATTTGTATTCGAAGGTGGCGTTTTGTGATGTGGCAAAACCGGGGATTGGACGGCTCGTGAGGTCCATCAGATAGTCGAATAACTGCTTGTTACGCACAATGTTAGTCAGCTCCCTTTGATCGGTGCTATCCCTGCGTGTGAAGTAATAAGGCTTGCCTGCGAGGGTTGAACAGTAAGCGATGGTTCGATCAAAGACGGTGCGATACTGAGGGGTATTGATCGCGTGCAAGGGCCACATCGCGATTTTAGGCCGTCCGAAGGGATTGAGTTCCGGCGATCGGCTGCGCGGCGTTAGGAATGGGCGTAATCTCTCGACCACCTCTGGACGACTCATGCCTGACCAAGCACCGCTAGTTTCGAGATCGATCTCGTCTCGCTCGCCGTTTTGCCCAACCTGGGGGCGAAGAAGAAATTCATCCACAGAGGCGAAGAGTCGCTCGTTGAGCGCATGTTGTACTTCTTTGAAGTCCGTCGGGGAAAAGCTCCTGCCCGCAGGCACCAGCACGGACCCCGCTTTGGATCCGCCTGGAAGGATTTTAGGAATGAGATCGTAAATAGCTTCTTTGAAGTCGAGCGCTTTTTTGAACTGAGCCGTGTCGCTACGTGGCGGATTCATGTTTTCATTGGGAAACAAGACAGTGCTCATGGAAACCATGGCGGGGTGTCCAGGATAACGCTGGTATTCGTAAGCCATGGGCTGGAATCGTGCCCAGTCACCATCCCGGTCATGGAAGAGCCTTGGAGTATCCCAATAAGTACCTTCGGCAGCCGTGTTGATGTTAATCTTGCAGGATTCATCATCCGTCCAGAAAGCGACACGAGACACAATCGGATTTTGACTGCTGGCTACGATCCCGCTCGGTCCCACAAACTTGTTGGCCTCGTCGAGATAGCCAATGGTGCCATCGCGGAGGACATAAAGCCATTCGACAGGCATGGGCAGACGCTGTTGATCTGGCTCATCCGCACCGGGTAAAACCACCCCATTGAGAACATTCCCAGAAGATCCATTGAGGTGTTGGGAATAGGAAAAGCCCTCCACGGATTTGTCGGCTTGCGTACAATAAGCTCGTGGGTCGATGATTGGAAAGAACCAACGCGGCGGTGCCTCTGGATTGGTAATGTCTCGCCTAGCCACAGGCTCGTTCATGTCCACATATTGATCGGTGCGTTCATTCCAGTCCGCTGGTGGCGTGTCGTTGATGATCTCCGCTTCAGTTTTGGCGACCATGTTACGGTCCGAGTAAAGTTTGTTACCTTTAAGCAGACTGCCGTTCTCTTCATATTGCCGCACCATTCCTGGCTGAGACGCCCAGGTTTCAAAGCCTGCGACATCTGCATCCTGGTGCGTTGCGGTTTGGATCTGGCCGATGACCATGCTGATCGCTGAGTCGGCGTGCAAACGTGCGGATGCTCCTCTAGCAGAAGCGGCGGTGGACTTGAGTTCTGTTTGACTGATGCTCAAGAGAGCGACCATCAGAATCAAGCAGAGCGAGATGGATGTGAGCACGAGCACCAAAGCGAGTCCTCGTCGCTGGGGTCTTCTCGTGTGTGATGAAGGTAGGGCAGGGTTATTCATGCGTATTCTTCATTGGGGTTAAGTTTAGTAGCGTGGCGTTTGCATTGCCGATCTGCGCCTTCTTTGTAGAAGCAAGACCAGCGAGAAAATGAGAAGAAGAGCTCGGCTCGGTTCCGGCACTACGACGACGATGCCGTGAGACGCGAAGAGACTCATGTTATAGAACCAACCAGCAGCGAGATCTGGGAGATAAAGATCTCCGATCATTCCACCAGACCGTTGAAGGCTTCCTTCTTCGAAATCATTCTGGGTGAGACTTGTCCAATCGAGAAGATTGAAGACATCTCCAAACTGAGGCGTGTAACCTCCACCATTGTCGAAGTGGATGTATCCGCCTGCATCTAGAGCGAGATTGCCTGTGATCGTCAGGCGGTCATGGTTACCTCCAGTGTAGGCGTCATAGATGTCTCCTTGGGAGGCTAACCATGAGTTAAAGACCCCGCTGCCAGATCCCATGTTGGCGACCATGTTATCGGCATCATTGTAGTCAGCGCCGCCACCTGATCCCATCTGTAGGAAGATCCGATCCACATCGCCACCTGCGGTAAGGTCCAAATCGCCATTGATGATGATCGTTCCGATTTGATCTCCCGCAGTTGAGACGAGATAGGGACTACTGGACAGACCAGGACGTACGATGCCATTGCCTTCAACGATAAGCGACTGGCCTGAGCCCGTTTGAAATGTGCCTGTGCCGCTGATCACCGCTTCAGTGATATAGCTGCCACCGCTGGAAAGCTGGGTGGTGTCAAAAATGGCTCCGTTTTCTGTTTCGATCCAGTTCGATGAAGAGATCGCTGCATTCCCATGAAGGACTAACGTGCTATCGGTTCCGACGGTTGTCTTACCCGTATAGCTATGGCCATCAGACGTGAGTGTCACACTGCCACCCCCTTCAATTCTAACGTGAAGTGTGTCGCCAAACTCCGCTTCGGAGAGGATGCCTGTAAAGATGATACCTCGTTCACCCGAACCTGAGTCCGTATTGGAGGCGGATGTCAGTGTGACTTCACGAATGTTGTCGGTGTCATCCTGGTGTTGCAGAGTGATGTTCCCGGCGAAGATTGAATTACCTGTGGTAAACAAGCCGCCGATGGAGGTGATGCCTTGACCATTCGTATCGTTAATATCGATGTCATTGAAGATGGTCAGGTCAGCCTCACCTGCCATGAGTCCTAAATTGGCATTTTGGGTCTCTTGTTCCCAATAAACCGGATCTGTTTCTTCGCCATTCACCGTCGAGATGTCTTGGGAAATCATGAAGAAGCTGTCCCCTGCATGACTGCCCCCTTCGACAGTAACACTGGTGCCATAAAGCATTTCCGTTTCCTCATCGAAGTCTCCTGCCCGAACAAGAGTCATCGTGTTACGGTCACTGTCGATGCTAACGATTTCGTAAATGCCGTTACGCTCCGGATTACCATGTTCATCTTTAACCAAGATGCGTTTGCCGATGTCCGAGCTTGTGAGAGTCACTCCGTCAACGTCAGTGCTTACGCCTACGAAAGCACCGTTTCCTGAACCGCCCAAACCATCGCTATCGGCTTCAAATGCTCCCTGGATACGGGTGACTAGGCCGGAGGAAGTGGCTAAGAAAACATTTTCATCCAGGACGCGGCGAGTATCACCGAGTTCCACCACTGTGGAGGCCAAAGCACCTTCATTGAAAACGGAAAGCAGCCCTTCTCGGATAATGGTCCCACCATCAATAGCTTGGCCGGAGAAAGCTTCGAATCCATAGACATTGGAAGCGTAAAGCTCGACGGTGCCGCTGCCGATCTTGGTGACAGAGCTTCCCCATTCCAAGTCGTCAATCTTACCTCCAAACCGGAAGGTGGACGTGCCATCGGAACGGGTAAAAAAGCTATTGTTGGCTTCTAAAGCGGACGTGTCGGCAAACCCGTAGGTGCCGCTTGTCGCGCGGGTGCCAATGATTGTCACTCCCTCATAGGCGCTATCTGGGTTCATCCACACGAAATTCTCCACAGCGTCCGCGCTACCGTCTAAGAGCAACTCTACTCGTGCATCCAGACGATTGATGGTAGAGAAGGAGCCTCCCGTGGAAATCTGATTCCCGCTGAGACCAAAAGCCGTGTTCGTGCCGCCAACGAGAGAGCCATTGACAATCGCTACCTCGAAAGAATCGAAGGTGTTATCCCCTGACAATCTCTGCGTGCCTGTTCCCACCTTGACAAGAGTGCCGACTCCCAAGATCGTTCCGGCGAAGTCGGCATCGGTGGTGCCGTCTCCGCCCACACTCAAGATAGAACTGTCAATATTCACCAGGGCACCACTGCCCCCTTCCAGGGAGCCGATCGTGGTTTCAAAGCCGGTGCCAGCTTCATCCCAATAGATGCTCAACGCTGCACCGTCTTCCACGATGAAGCGGGAGTTGGGTGATAGCGAGTTATTACTACCAGCATAAAGAATGCCTCCCTGGATGGTTGTGGTTCCTCGATAGCTGCTGAAAGAGTCAATGATGTCGTTGCCGCCGGTGGAAGCACCGAAGACCGTATGGCCGGCACCTGTCTTCACCACATTCAACAAGCCTTGTCGGGCTAAAGTGCTGCCATAACCCACACCTTCATCCAGACCCACGCCGACATCTTGGAATAAGGACTCGATTCGAGTTTCATCTGCGTGAAAGGTAATGGTGATGTCGGTCTCAGAGGCGTTTTGAATCTTAGCCGTGGGTGCGTTGCCCGTGCCGCCGATGAACAAAAAGTTCTGCGTGAATGTCTTGTCGAGCCCCGCCAATTGCAGGTGGCCACGATTACCAAAACGGACGGTGTTATCATTGAGGGCTAAGGTGTTTCCCAGGCGAACAAAAGCTTGGCGATCCACGTCATCGACGCCGCCGCCGGTGCCGTTGTTGCTGATGATCAGGTCACCTGTCCAGTCGGTGTTATCTCCGTTGAGGCCGAAGATGGTATATATCACGAGGTCATCCATCTCACCGGAAATGCTACCATTGATGGTATTGCCGTTGCCTCCTTGTGAGATGTTGGTTTTGATTTCGCCCGTTCCTGAG
Proteins encoded:
- the vccB gene encoding Verru_Chthon cassette protein B, with the translated sequence MNLISLRPHPPFLPPLKRKGFSLVEVMMSLGIAALGFVTMLGLLPQGLQLSRSAAEISAESRINQKLSGELLTASWGQLNWSGYGPVRYFNDQGIELSQQEIKDNPGAEMDVAYAASVRMPDTPMDFRLPSGSTATNQPSDYLRRMQICIVANPTTNFDFSSVSERRVRTHTIILAKIDG
- the vccA gene encoding Verru_Chthon cassette protein A, whose protein sequence is MNNPALPSSHTRRPQRRGLALVLVLTSISLCLILMVALLSISQTELKSTAASARGASARLHADSAISMVIGQIQTATHQDADVAGFETWASQPGMVRQYEENGSLLKGNKLYSDRNMVAKTEAEIINDTPPADWNERTDQYVDMNEPVARRDITNPEAPPRWFFPIIDPRAYCTQADKSVEGFSYSQHLNGSSGNVLNGVVLPGADEPDQQRLPMPVEWLYVLRDGTIGYLDEANKFVGPSGIVASSQNPIVSRVAFWTDDESCKININTAAEGTYWDTPRLFHDRDGDWARFQPMAYEYQRYPGHPAMVSMSTVLFPNENMNPPRSDTAQFKKALDFKEAIYDLIPKILPGGSKAGSVLVPAGRSFSPTDFKEVQHALNERLFASVDEFLLRPQVGQNGERDEIDLETSGAWSGMSRPEVVERLRPFLTPRSRSPELNPFGRPKIAMWPLHAINTPQYRTVFDRTIAYCSTLAGKPYYFTRRDSTDQRELTNIVRNKQLFDYLMDLTSRPIPGFATSQNATFEYKYGDNRQQILVEIFDYIRSTNLCDDNIIEASVGDSPTIPGLPNSREIAYAGDGGLAGKTFTPMRSAQGGSYPGHGEVTPTIVSKGRGEYYRGMGRFFTISEAGLHFIATAQGTEQAGGISATKIVPTVPPPEVDYTPPTWRGNGWGESNRWYSNFPPLSEENRDPKKGFYKTKYPTKHLLEGHAGDDEEHPGYNPMNWNWTLNKDTPLEDGMKRVQATILLEWFSPSAGWARINPNIAIEVDTSDLRIGDKLMFPMNNGRPILVRPFKHMSAANGVYRRGGTTSYRAFLQERKLPAVAAGVNGYTAGSILHADTNIPANSSDYPYRSGKVDYSYYDNRSSILQECNQYNLVSDFFDVPGGDLGKIDFKGGNLIVKIVTNTARPTVLQTFTFKFPGAKIPSPILATKNSDTAWTRENNGTWRVDQPVPAPYWWAFHSDGALGRDVDGKITKIAADPASRMGGRFRYIGNEIGNYRNGVFRRGNLAIDDDTIQSMVLRHGDPRLTMGQYNVPDTEFVKHRLYAQQRMAHNIVLRHWSEGPGLDQGEDKKGWRLVKDANYYSSFLPDHPYTAATGAGLQKYGDFDRGIANQTDGAYINKPDEGNSYSIINPDNDEQLVPYFSRSWESWQGGSSYFSPNRQVASPGMFGSLPTGVHASGTSPIGKRREPWRTLLFRPQSWSTKRGQRAHIGAPTYLKGYGRSSRGLSIQGNDPADYLLMDFFWMPVVEPYAISAPASTAGKINMNYNMVPFRHIHRATAMHALMKSEVLTAVSHDDANIYLRRPGSRPDDQGAETWFWGEGNGVSGKKFWHRKIDIDATLKLFDERFQSGFAFISPAQICEMYLLPKKADASDTQVPDQWPNNVTDLIKTGNPNGIHKFWEDHAVTGENLRERPYTNLYPRLTTRSNTYQVFVRSQVIQKARSSASDSFDSEKDQIGAEYRGSVIIERYLDLQDPQLDSAQGLDFATGNLMAKPPLEDMHKFRVIAQKRFDP